The nucleotide window ATCCAAAAGTTAAGCTTCAAGTATTATTCCAATACCAGAGCAGGGGAAATTATTTCACGTGTCATTAATGATGTGGAACAGACAAAGACCTTTGTAATATCAGGATTAATGAATCTTTGGCTTGATATTGCCACTATTATCCTTGCTATTATTCTTATGTTTTATATGAATGTGAAATTAACAGTCGTATCGATCCTGCTCTTCCCGCTATACGCCTTTTCTGTTCGATACTTTTTTGGTAATCTTCGTCATTTAACAAGGAAGAGATCGCAGGCACTGGCGGAGGTGCAAAGCTATTTGCATGAACGAGTGCAGGGAATGCCGGTCATCAAGAGCTTTGCGATTGAAGAGTACGAGCAGACACAGTTTGATAAGCAGAATAAAAACTTTTTAGAAAAAGCTTTACAGCACACAAGCTGGAACGCTAAGTCATTTGCAGTAGTCAATACGATTACAGATATTGCCCCTTTAATTGTTATCGGATACTCTGCCTATCTTGTCATTCAGCAGCAATTGTCATTAGGAACAATGGTTGCGTTTTTTGCGTATATTGATAAACTTTATAATCCGTTAAGAAGGTTAGTGAATTCTTCTACCACCATTACGCAATCGTTCGCTTCCATGGACCGTGTATTTGAATTTTTAGATGAGAAATATGATATTGTTGATGAGCCAAATGCGAGGGTGTGCAGCAATGTAAAAGGGGATATCTCCTTTGAACATGTTTCTTTCTCGTATGATAAAGAAGATGAAATGGTCCTAAAAGAGATTCATTTAGATGTAAAAAGGGGAGAAACGATTGCGCTGGTTGGAATGAGCGGCGGCGGAAAATCGACGCTTGTCAGTTTGATTCCCCGATTTTATGATGTCACCAAAGGAAGAATTACCTTAGATGGGGTGGATCTTCGTCAATTTAAGGTTCAAACGCTCCGTGATAAAATTGGCGTGGTTTTTCAAGATAATATTCTTTTCAGCGAATCCGTTATCGACAATATTTTATTGGGAAAACCGGGGTCCACTGAAGAAGAGGTCGTTCAAGCAGCTAAAGCAGCAAATGCCCATGAATTTATTCTAAATCTTTCAGATGGATACAACACCAAGGTGGGGGAAAGAGGTGTGAAGCTTTCCGGAGGTCAGAAGCAACGGGTTGCAATTGCTAGGGTATTTTTAAAAAATCCTCCCATCTTAATTCTTGATGAGGCAACATCAGCACTGGATTTAGAAAGCGAGCATTCGATCCAGGAATCACTAGAAGAGCTGGCTAAGGATCGAACCACCTTCATTGTCGCACACAGGTTATCAACGATTACACATGCCAATCGGATTGTTCTAATTGAACACGGTCAAATCGTAGAAATTGGGACACATGAGGAACTAATGAATAAGCGTGGAAATTATTATAATTTATTTCAGGTGCAGCAGTTAGAACAGAAAGAACCCGTTGCGGAGTAATGTGATCCGCAACGGGTTCTTTTTTAATCGGCATTTTCTACTTCTATTGATATTTCGTTGTGATGAAAGGAATGGAAGCTGGTGATTAGAGTATCGAGATGTTCTACCTGTTCACCGTAATCAATAATAGAAGCGACAATTTGCATGGTATGGTAGTGATGTGGGCTATTTTGTTCGGCAGTTTCCTTTTGATGGGCTAAAAAGTAGTCGAAAAGTTCCTGCTTATTTAGGTAAAGATTCTCTTCAGGATTTGGAGCAGGAGTGGGAATCTTTCCTATGAATCTCAGTAAGACTTGTTCATGATGATAGATGAGGCTGTCGACTTGTTCTTGAATCGATTGCTTAAAGTCTTCAGGAAGCTGTAACAGTTCATTTTCATAACGATGTAATCTTTTTAACGTATCGAGAGCTTTTTTTGCGGTTACATTTAATTGTCGATAAATCACAAGCTTACGCGATTTTTCCGGAAGATTTTTTTTCAAATAATAGCGTTCTTCCTTCAACATTTTATAAAACAAATCCATCATATTGATACTTTCTTTAAATTTCTTTATATCTGTTTTTAGCTGCTGATGGTCATAATCATGTCGTGTACTTAGTCGAATCCATTTAATAATTTCCTCGGTTGCATCAACGATTTTAGAATAAAGCTTATTTTCATATTTTGGCGGCATAAACACGAGATTAACAATAAATGCTGAAAATACTCCAATCATAATAGTTGAGAAACGGATTCCAGCAAACTGAATAAAATTGCCGCTTTGTGTTTCCATAATCGAAATGAGTGTGACGAGCGTAAGTCCAATGGTATTCTCTAGCTTTAATTTAAGATTAATAATAATGACAACGATAGCCGCCAAACCAATGACAATAATATGATTTCCTAATAGAAGGACGAAGATGACTGCAAGTATTGCCCCAATGAGATTTCCTTGAACTTGCTCAATAATCGTTAAATAGGACCGATAGATGGTTGGCTGAATGGCAAAAATGGCTGCGATCCCAGCGAATACAGGGGAGGGTGAGTGCAGCAATAGACCTAAGTAAAGGGATAAAACAATAGCTATTCCCGTTTTTAAAATGCGGGCACCTAACTTCATTCCAATTGAATTCCTTTCAAAAAATAGTCGTTTTCTTTTATATTGCTCACTGAAGAACAAATATGTACTATACATGGATTAAACCATTTTATCAAGAGAAAGTATATGAATTTATATTCGTAATGTTATAGGTTTATGTACCTCAAAAAACGTCCGCTAAACAGCGGACGTTTTTTAGATTAAATCGTAAACATAGAAGTTGAAAATCATCCAGCCCCAGGGATCATCCGTATTTCTTATATCATTCTGTGGAAACGGACGGATCAGCTTGTTCTTTGACTGGCAGGATTTGGATAAAGTGATTTTCCGGGTCTGTTAAAAGACCGCGAAGCTGACCTGCTTCCTCAAGTTGACCATTTTGCTCAAGTATATCGGTATATTTTCCAAGAAGTTCGTTAATATCCTGTTTGCCTTTTTCATTTAAGTCAACAACAGATACTTTCGCACCCTTGGCAATTCGTCTTTTTAAGGCGTCCTTTGTCAAGCCCATAGCAGGGAGCTGGCGGACATAAACGACACCGCCGGTCATACCGGCACAGATCCAAGGACCTGGGTCGCCTAAAACTAACCCGCGACCGTTTGTCATATATTCAAAGGCAAAGCCTTTAATATTGGCATTAGCTGCAATGTTTCCGGCTTCCTTTTCAGGTAGCGGTTGTTTCATCCCGCCGCCGATAATTAAATCTGCTCCGGAGAGGCGGATTCCGGCACGGGCATCAGCATTACCTTGGGCAACAAGCAGCCCCTTCTGTGCGCCGTATCCAAAACCTTTTCCAACAGAACCATTTAGCATAAGGCCATTTTTCCCTTTAGACTTAAGGACATGAATATTTCCGCCAAAAGAGGTTTTTCCAACACCGTCTTGACCGCCGCCGTTAACAGTGATTTCAATTCCTTCACTATTATAGGCGCCTAAGCCGTTACCGGGAATAGAGCCCTCCTTATACTTAAGCTGTACAGACGGCAGTTGTTTGTAGGACCCATCTAATCTTCCACGGACACGGTGGCAGGAAACACGGCTTCCTAACACGCGCTGTTCGGACGTAACACTTACGAATTCACGAGAAGAAAGGAGTTGTTCTACACTTGCATCAAGGTATTCTGCGCCTGCAGCTACCTGCATTTGAACTTCTTCAATTGATTTCGATGCTTCCACTTTTGCGAATTGGCTAATTTCAAGTGGCTTTAGAAGATAAGACAGGCTTAGCTGCTGCTTTCCTTTTGCTTGCTCCAATAATTCGGAATGACCGACAGCTTCCTGTAAGTTTTTGATTCCTAATGAAGCAGCAAGAGCTTTTAATTCTGTTCCAAAAGCAGTAAAAAGATTCATGATTCCTTGAACGGCTAATTCTAATTGGCGCGGAATAAAGCGTCTTAGTCCATGCTCTTTGGCTTGTGCTTCTGATTCAATTTGGGTGGCAATCCCAACATGGCAAGTATCTAAATGACAGCCGCGACAGGTGGTACACCCAATAGCGAGCATCGATAATGTTCCAAAGCCCACACGATTGGCACCAAGAAGCATAATTTTGATGACGTCCATGGCACTCTTCATACCGCCGTCAGCCCAAATCTCTACCTTATGGCGGAGACCGCTCTCTAAAAGGGCGTTATGCGCTGCTTTTACACCAATCTCTACCGGCAATCCGACGTATTGCAAGGCATGAATTCTCGCCGCACCTGTTCCGCCGTCAAAACCACTGAGGGTAATAATGTCGGCACCGGCTTTTGCAATCCCAACAGCAATGGTTCCAATATTCGGCACAACTGGTACTTTAACAGCAATTTTTGCCTGGTCGTTTGCTGTTTTCAACTCAAGAATCATTTGTGCCAGATCCTCAATAGAATAAATATCATGGTTGTTTGATGGTGAAATTAAATCAGAGCCAAGTGTAGCATTCCGTGCTTCAGCAACCTTTGCGGTAACCTTAGAACCTGGCAAATGACCGCCTTCTCCCGGTTTCGCCCCTTGACCAATCTTTATTTCTAATAGATTAGAAGAATTTAACAGCTCAGCGTTTACCCCAAACCTGCCGGATGCGATCTGCTGTCCGCGTGTTTTCGGATATTTGCCAAGCATATCCTTGATTTCGCCGCCTTCACCATTCAGACTGACCATATTTAAGCGGTCTGCCCCCTCAGCATAGGCTCTAAAGGCTGTCTCATTCTGCGAACCAAATGACATGGAAGAAATCAGAAACGGTAAATCATGATCACCGACACTTAGATTGACTTCACTTGGTGCAATTGATTTATTGCTCTTCTTTAGCTGAACTAAATGGCGAATCGTTGTTGGGTTTTCCGTTTCTTGTTCAGAAATTTTATCACGATATGCACTGTAGTCACCTGTTGCAGCCACCTCGCCGATTGCTTTCCAAATCCTTGGGAAGAGGTGAAAGGTTTTTCCGACCCTTTCTTTCTCATTCTGGTAATCTTCCGCTCTTTTCAATGCATCAAGCTTCATCGCTTCAAAGTCAGTTTTGAGTTCTTGTGAACCAAAGAAGTTTACAATGTTTAAAACCTTTGCGATTTCTTCATGTAAACCAATGCTAGAGAACAGTCTGCCATAACCGCGGAGCTCATGAATGCCAATTGTCGAGATTACCTTTTCCAGTCCCTTGGTTAGAGCGTTATAAAGATTTAATAACGGTTTTTCCGATTCATCAAGTACGGTTAAGAACATGTAGTATGGGCTAATTAGATCTGCACCGAGACCAAAGGCAGTAATAATGTCATGAAGCGAGCGAATCGCTGCAGAACGTAACAAAATGGAGCAATCTCTTCTTACTTCAGCCTTTACTAACGCATGATCGATTGCAGAAATAACAAGATGTGGGTCCATCCAATATAAATCCTCTTGATGGGACTTTGCATCATCCAAAATAAGTAACGTTTTCCCAGCCTGAACAGACTGAACTGCTTCATTAGCGAGCCTTTTTAATGCATCGTCTACATTTTCATCCTTTTTGAATGTGGTAGAAATATAGGCAGATAATTTTTGCTGGTGAAAATGCTGAACAACTTGATCATAGCTTGGCTGACCACTGACTTCCGAACAGGCAAAACCTATTTTTCCTTCCACTAGAAGTGGTGTGGTTAGCTCAACAACTGTTTCCGTTTCTTCTTTAAAAAATAAAGTTGGACGTTTG belongs to Neobacillus sp. OS1-2 and includes:
- a CDS encoding ABC transporter ATP-binding protein; the encoded protein is MNSIRRYLQFVKPYRLQIIGTVIIGVIKFSIPLIIPMLIKYVVDDIVGNKTLSHDGKINKLMLIMVVMIVVFVILRPPIEYYRQYYAQWTASKILYDIRDQMYTHIQKLSFKYYSNTRAGEIISRVINDVEQTKTFVISGLMNLWLDIATIILAIILMFYMNVKLTVVSILLFPLYAFSVRYFFGNLRHLTRKRSQALAEVQSYLHERVQGMPVIKSFAIEEYEQTQFDKQNKNFLEKALQHTSWNAKSFAVVNTITDIAPLIVIGYSAYLVIQQQLSLGTMVAFFAYIDKLYNPLRRLVNSSTTITQSFASMDRVFEFLDEKYDIVDEPNARVCSNVKGDISFEHVSFSYDKEDEMVLKEIHLDVKRGETIALVGMSGGGKSTLVSLIPRFYDVTKGRITLDGVDLRQFKVQTLRDKIGVVFQDNILFSESVIDNILLGKPGSTEEEVVQAAKAANAHEFILNLSDGYNTKVGERGVKLSGGQKQRVAIARVFLKNPPILILDEATSALDLESEHSIQESLEELAKDRTTFIVAHRLSTITHANRIVLIEHGQIVEIGTHEELMNKRGNYYNLFQVQQLEQKEPVAE
- a CDS encoding aromatic acid exporter family protein — its product is MKLGARILKTGIAIVLSLYLGLLLHSPSPVFAGIAAIFAIQPTIYRSYLTIIEQVQGNLIGAILAVIFVLLLGNHIIVIGLAAIVVIIINLKLKLENTIGLTLVTLISIMETQSGNFIQFAGIRFSTIMIGVFSAFIVNLVFMPPKYENKLYSKIVDATEEIIKWIRLSTRHDYDHQQLKTDIKKFKESINMMDLFYKMLKEERYYLKKNLPEKSRKLVIYRQLNVTAKKALDTLKRLHRYENELLQLPEDFKQSIQEQVDSLIYHHEQVLLRFIGKIPTPAPNPEENLYLNKQELFDYFLAHQKETAEQNSPHHYHTMQIVASIIDYGEQVEHLDTLITSFHSFHHNEISIEVENAD
- a CDS encoding glutamate synthase-related protein; the protein is MTKKWSPSQFKDFHKQEHDACGIVACLEKSKIPTRKNIFACIDALVTMNHRAGFINGEGDGVGIHMDIPTELWKEKLLKNDLDPNLVDREEFAVGHVFISQNVDWESTKQELVKKLSNHELEIVFETTNVTDSSALGPIAIQENPVFWQFACLSTTKGHELTKILFETLIDFELNEHVHVASLSHHQVVYKVMGAGDILPRYYHDLANPLVASTMTLGHNRYSTNTLSSFFRVQPFSVLGHNGEINTISKLRDEARMINVPLVKDGSDSQDLSRTMETLICRDGYTLFEAMDLLFPPIINEIKAYPKHLQDLYTYLREAWGHFAQGPAGIISRYGEEAVFSVDALGLRPLWMLETESSYLFSSEPGIIPSTEYVNDPKPLAPGEKVGFKWNGEKLAVYEQNSFQEEVYQRFSLRLNIEESRGRLQPPALAKTVTMNYPDKIHNGQYKAFGWERDHIQLIEQMAEKGVEPIRSLGHDAPLAALNPERVNIADYIKESVAVVTNPAIDRDRETEHFSTRVIIGKRPTLFFKEETETVVELTTPLLVEGKIGFACSEVSGQPSYDQVVQHFHQQKLSAYISTTFKKDENVDDALKRLANEAVQSVQAGKTLLILDDAKSHQEDLYWMDPHLVISAIDHALVKAEVRRDCSILLRSAAIRSLHDIITAFGLGADLISPYYMFLTVLDESEKPLLNLYNALTKGLEKVISTIGIHELRGYGRLFSSIGLHEEIAKVLNIVNFFGSQELKTDFEAMKLDALKRAEDYQNEKERVGKTFHLFPRIWKAIGEVAATGDYSAYRDKISEQETENPTTIRHLVQLKKSNKSIAPSEVNLSVGDHDLPFLISSMSFGSQNETAFRAYAEGADRLNMVSLNGEGGEIKDMLGKYPKTRGQQIASGRFGVNAELLNSSNLLEIKIGQGAKPGEGGHLPGSKVTAKVAEARNATLGSDLISPSNNHDIYSIEDLAQMILELKTANDQAKIAVKVPVVPNIGTIAVGIAKAGADIITLSGFDGGTGAARIHALQYVGLPVEIGVKAAHNALLESGLRHKVEIWADGGMKSAMDVIKIMLLGANRVGFGTLSMLAIGCTTCRGCHLDTCHVGIATQIESEAQAKEHGLRRFIPRQLELAVQGIMNLFTAFGTELKALAASLGIKNLQEAVGHSELLEQAKGKQQLSLSYLLKPLEISQFAKVEASKSIEEVQMQVAAGAEYLDASVEQLLSSREFVSVTSEQRVLGSRVSCHRVRGRLDGSYKQLPSVQLKYKEGSIPGNGLGAYNSEGIEITVNGGGQDGVGKTSFGGNIHVLKSKGKNGLMLNGSVGKGFGYGAQKGLLVAQGNADARAGIRLSGADLIIGGGMKQPLPEKEAGNIAANANIKGFAFEYMTNGRGLVLGDPGPWICAGMTGGVVYVRQLPAMGLTKDALKRRIAKGAKVSVVDLNEKGKQDINELLGKYTDILEQNGQLEEAGQLRGLLTDPENHFIQILPVKEQADPSVSTE